In the genome of Nostoc sp. C052, the window TGTGTCCCCCCAATTCGCCAACCGCGTCTATGACCTTTTTGGCTCCTAGCAGTTGGTTGATTCGTCGGTATCCACCCCAGGCGTATAATTCACGCTGGCAGTATTCTTCAAAGTTTTTGTATCCAGCTTGCAGGTAAAGCTGCTGTTCCCTCATCTGGAGAATTTCATTTATCGCCTGCCACTCGAATCGGTCGATGGCTGTGAAGGTTTCCTGGATGCTGGCGTTGACAACACTGTAATCAAGTGCTGTTGTTTGTTCTCTGTCTAGTGTCAGCATATTTCTTGCTCACTATGGTAAATGCTTGAAAGTTGAGGTGTTGCAGTTTAACCAAAGTGAACAAGAGCAGCTGATTTGGAGGGTTTTTCCCAAAATGTGTCAGCATTATAATTAGCTCACTTTGTGATCAACGGATTGAGCAGGCGATCGCATAGCTTTGACCGGCAGCGATCGCTTTATGCTGCTATATCCTGTGGTTGGGAATTATCAGCTTTAGATTTTAGATATTCCCTTACAGGGATTGGCTTAACCTTTTGTTCTTCTTCTCCTGTGGTATCTGTGTCGTCATCTGGGATAAAAACAATTAAATCTCCAGGTTGGCATTCAAGGGCAATGCAGAGTCCATTAAGTCTTTCCCCAGTTAATCGAGGCATTTCATCTGTTCTTCTCAATCGATGAACAGAGTTTTCGTCAATCCCTAAAGCTGCTGCTAGGTCTTTATTCCTAATACGCTTTTTTGCCATTATTTCATTTAACCTCCAAGCAATCATTCGCTTGTCCATGTGACACCTCCATTAGTTTAATCCCCGTCTTGCTTTGATAAATCGACTCTTGGAATACTCATTATTATACATGGTCACAAATCAATAAAACTACGCTTAAAAATAAAAATACTACGCTAAATGTAGAAAAAACTATTTTAAGTGCTTGATTTTTCCCTACGTCTCGCGTAGTATTATAAATATAAAGGAGGAAACAAGCGCTAGCCTCTTAGTAAACAAAGAAGTGCTTACTCCCAGATTTAAATTCATTCAACTAACCACAAAACCAAGCGCCACCGGGACTAGCAGCCGGAAGCCAAACTTGTAATGCTCAAGCCAGCGAAGATGATCTCGATGACCTACCAAGTCTTAAAAAACTGGTTATTTAGTGCCATTCGTCTAGAAATCAAAGATTTTACAGCAAAGCTGAATTTAGTAGAGTATTCTCTTCCGAACACAGCACTTCCTTACACATCCCCTGATGCTGCTGTCTGCTGTCTTGATAATGCTCTTAGCAACTAGCTTTGATGGCTACGCCAAATCTATTTGAGAGCGTTGTGCCAAACCACAACGTTGTTTGCACACATAACAAAAGCGACCGCTACTGTCTGGTAAACCGAGCGATCGCTTTTTATCCAACTGAATGGAGATCAATATTATGCCTTATACAACACATACACAGCAAGCAATTCCTAGTTATTCTCGTGACGAGCAAGCCACAGCCCAAGCAGAACTATACACCCACCTCGAATCCCAAGCTGAAGCCATAGCCCCAACCAAAGATCCTCTCACCAGCAGAGATCGCCGCATCATTGGCGAGATTATCGAAGTTGAACCCGAATCAGTTCGCACAATCTGGATAGAAGGCGGAATCACAGTCTGGGTGCAATTCTTTGATGGTGGACGGCTACCCTTTGATAGAAACTGGTTCGCTACAAGAGTTGCAGAGGTTAAAGCGACTCTACCAGAGACACCACTAGAGCGCAACGAGCGATTGAGCGATGAATTAGAAAAAGCCTGCACTGTTTTTGGTCTGTATCACGGAGAGATCGATTGGTTAGGATTCAGCACCAAACTCTACCAAGACGGGCGTTTTGTCGGCTTCGTCGGGTGCAATCACCAGAGCTGGTACGCTCGACCAAGACAGTACGGGGTAAATCGGGTTGCTGGCAGTGCCAAAGATGTGATTGCACTGCTGGGAGTCCGAACGGCAGTAGCGGCGTAAGTTGCTGAAGGTAGAAAGGGCGATTGCTTCCCAAGACAAAAGCAATCGCCTCCAAAGCTCAATCGCTGCTTTAGAAATAATAATCATGACATAAAGTGCAGCAAATAACCTCTTACTTCAAGTAGGTGGCTGTCACGAGAGAATTCTCCTACCTCCGACAGATGCGAATGCAGAGGTGTAAGAAATTCCTGGTACTGAAAGTGAGAAAGGCGGTTGCAGTCCAAGAGAAAAGCAATCGCCTCGACAACGAAATTTAGACAATCGAAATCATCATGGCACATGAAATATGATTAGCCCATTTTCTCTTCAACAGACGGAGTTTGAAGAATCTCTTGACAAAATACTCCTACCTCCAACCGACCCCAATGCAGAGGTCACGCAAATCACTGGATACAAGCTGGTTTACGTAGATGGAGCTTGCCCCAGAACCTATCGAGTGTACAAAGCTCATTCGATGATTGGGGTGATATTTCAACATATTACCCACTGGTCGAATGCTGTAGATAAAATTCGATACGCCGAATCGGTGGATGCAGCAGTCGGGCTGGATGACTTTATGACGATGACAGGCTACTTTACAACGGCTACAGAACAACCGCCCACGGAAGAAGAGTTATTGGATAAAGAATTCGATGCGCTGACAACTGAGGAGTGGGAGCGTCTGAAAAGATACGTTCCAGAAACTAGAGATTTGGTTGCAGCGTAAGGAAAGGGGTGGGCAACTATCTCAATTCGCAATTACCAATTCGCAATTCGCAATTATTAACTCACCCCTGAAGGCGCTTGCTTTGAATATTGAGGGGCTTGTAACCCTAAAAGAATCAATTCACAATTTTGTCCGTAATTGCGAATTGCGAATTGCAAATTGTTTGGTAGACCCACCTGTATGGCGAGGAGCAAAACTAAATTATCAGTTTATCGGAATGCAACAACACAATTCATCGAACATAGCAATGACACCCATAGAAATACTGAAAGAGTTTAACTCGTGCTACTTGAAAATTCAGGCGATCGCTCAAGATGAAAACTGGCTTTTGCTAATTGCTGATAAAAAGATTGACCCAGAAGCCGCAACTCACGTAGGCGATATATTGCATTACTTGGGCGAGGCAATGGGGTGTGTCGAAGAAGTCGTTGAAATCAAGTTTAATCAGGAATCAAAATAATGAAACTCTATGCAAGCAGTATTCCTCAAAGTTTGCCAATTTGGGCAACTGTTATATCGAATAATGCAGGTTTAATTGAGATAGAAATCAATGATAAAGACCCTGCATTTCATTCAATCATCGAAAAATTATCTACTGAAATAGAGCCAGGAATTATTGGTGTAAAAGCTAGCGATTTATGTACAAGACTCAGCATTGAAATGGTTGATACTACTGGCGAAAATTGACAACCCATATTTCCAAAACCTAAACCAAATGAAATTCACAACTGTATCTGTTAGCTACTCTAGAAAATTCAACCTCGGCAATTTTGAATCACTCGATTTAGGTTGTTCTCTATGGGCGCAAGTCGAGGATGGGGAAGACGCAGATGGAATAACCCAATTCCTTTATCTGCAAGCTAAAACTTCGGTCAAACTTGCGGCAATGCCTGTGCTAAAAGCCTCAGAGTTTCAGATAAATAAGGCTAAATCTAGCAAAAAAGTCTCTGGTGATATCAACGAAAGCGATTGGTAAGAGTTTGGAATTGACTAATGCAAGAACTAATCAAAGCTTTAATCAAAGCAAAGGCAGAGTTTAATCCGATTCAAAAAGACGGTACTAATCCTCACTACAAGCGCAGATATGCAACACTAGATGCTGTATTGGATGCTGTCACTCCTGCACTTGGTAAATATGGATTAGCAATAATTCAAACCACTGAAATCTGTGAAGGTAAAACCGTACTACGGACTCATATTTTCCATGAATCTGGGGAAAATATCACCAGCACTTATCCTCTACCTGAAATTAGTGATTCTCAAAAGTTTGGTGCAGCATTAACTTATGCACGACGATATGCAGTTTGTGCAATTTTATCGGTGACGGCAGATGAAGATAATGATGCTGAAGGCGCAACTACTCCTCAAAAGCCTGAACAACCACAGAATAACATTAGACCCCGCAAAGACAATCAACAGTATAGAGTCCAGCCACCAAAACAAGCTGTAACTGCACCATCAATTAGTCCAAAAGATTTGCGAGTCAAAGAAGTTCGCACACTTCTAAATTATCCACTCGATTTGGTGAAAGAATGGCTGCATTCTCGAAATGTTACGAGTCCAAGTGAGCTTGATTCTGTTCAGATTGATGAATTAGTGAAGACTATGTGTTTAGCTTGGGCTGGTAATAAGTTTGGACATCCTAATCATACTGTTAACTCTTATCAAAAGCACGTAGTTGACGCTGTAGCACGAGGAGTAGATGAAACAACAGCAATTAGCGCATGGATGGAAGGAGCGCTTGCAGAATTGCCTGAACTTAATTGAGAAGAGAAATCATACTTCAAGAAGAATACATTCGGCAACAATCTTGACGTTCTCTTAGAAACGCTGGTTCTGCATAAAGAGTAATTATGCTCATCAAACAACGAGGCATTATTGCCAACAACCCAGCACCGTCACTAAGTAAGGTAAAAAATGGGGACTTTAAATATAGCCCTCAATGAGCCGATTCAGTACAGTGATAGTAGCAAATTTACTCTTGGTTATCGGATTCTCGCTGCTGTAATTGTTGCACCACTTCTATTGATAAGCCAGTAGACCGAGCTATAACATCAACGCTGATGCCCTCAGCTAATAAATTGATAGCAATTTTACGGGCTTTTTCATCGCTACCTTCGGTCTTGATTGATTGATAAACCACTGACTCCTGCATGGTATATCTTTGGGAAACTAATTATGAATGGAATGGTATTGCTTATTCCGACTGCTCAACGTCTGTTATGAGCAAGCTTTGTACTTGTTCGATTGTTAACCCAGTAACTTTTGACACCATTTCGATAGGCATCTTCTCTTTTAGAAGGTTAACTGCAACGCGGTGAACACCGAGTTCAATTCCTTCTTCTTTACCTTCGGATAAAATCGATTGATAAATGACTGACTCACGCATAATGTCCTTCCTGAATAAACGCCCAATTACTTCTTGTTCTAATACTAACCCAGCAAGAATCGCAGATGCGGCAGCAATATTACTTTGTGTGCGTCGGTCAGGAATTTGGTCAATAGCCGCAGATGACTGTTGCAGTGTAGCAACTTTGTTCTCAGTAGAACTCAATACCGCAAACGGGAGTAATCCTGGTGTGGACAAAAATATCTCTGGAGGCTGTTCCCACAAACGAATCACTGAAAACTCGTGTCGTAAACTTTCAGTGGTAAAAGTGGTTTGATACACCTTTTCTGATTCAGTTTTGGCTAAGTAAATTACCACTTGGTGCATTCGTTTATTAGGAAAACGGCGATACACCCTTAAACGATAATCAGCCATCCGAAACGGCATATCGTCATCAGGTTTGGTCTGAAATTCAATATGGAGAACAACTTCGTCTGATTGCAACAATATTAAGGCATCAACACGAATCGGTTCTAAAGACAATTCTGTAGGACTTAATTTGGTTAAAGTAATCGGTTCTCCTAATAGCCAAGTGGCGAAATCGGGAGAATACATTTCAGCGATAAATTTGCAAGTGTTATCAAACATGAACACCTTTTTTCAAATATGAAGAGATTTTATCATTATCTTAGTTAATCACAGCAATTAATTTTTAGTTATCAACACAATAAGAAGGTAATAATCCGATGAACCTTTGGGAAAGAATGGATTTAATTGCATTAACAAATGAACGTTTTTTAGGAGAGTTAGATGATTTCATTTTTGATTACAGTGGCGGATGGATGATTAAGCTTTTGTATCTGATTAAAGTGAATGTTGCTCTTTGGTTCGGATGGGAGTCGGAGCCAGAATACAACGATTGGCATTGGGGACTGGGGTATTTTGACAGCGAAGTAAGCTCATCTTGGGATACTCCTATTGGAGCTTGTGACTGGTCAGAAATCTGTACTCCTGTAAGCTTTCTAAAATGGCAATACGGTATTGGCGAAAACTCAAATTACTAATCGATAACAGGCTAACTAACAAAAGATTCAAATGTCCAATCTTCCACCAATTAATTCAGTTG includes:
- a CDS encoding helix-turn-helix transcriptional regulator, producing MDKRMIAWRLNEIMAKKRIRNKDLAAALGIDENSVHRLRRTDEMPRLTGERLNGLCIALECQPGDLIVFIPDDDTDTTGEEEQKVKPIPVREYLKSKADNSQPQDIAA
- a CDS encoding Rpn family recombination-promoting nuclease/putative transposase, giving the protein MFDNTCKFIAEMYSPDFATWLLGEPITLTKLSPTELSLEPIRVDALILLQSDEVVLHIEFQTKPDDDMPFRMADYRLRVYRRFPNKRMHQVVIYLAKTESEKVYQTTFTTESLRHEFSVIRLWEQPPEIFLSTPGLLPFAVLSSTENKVATLQQSSAAIDQIPDRRTQSNIAAASAILAGLVLEQEVIGRLFRKDIMRESVIYQSILSEGKEEGIELGVHRVAVNLLKEKMPIEMVSKVTGLTIEQVQSLLITDVEQSE
- a CDS encoding ERF family protein; translated protein: MQELIKALIKAKAEFNPIQKDGTNPHYKRRYATLDAVLDAVTPALGKYGLAIIQTTEICEGKTVLRTHIFHESGENITSTYPLPEISDSQKFGAALTYARRYAVCAILSVTADEDNDAEGATTPQKPEQPQNNIRPRKDNQQYRVQPPKQAVTAPSISPKDLRVKEVRTLLNYPLDLVKEWLHSRNVTSPSELDSVQIDELVKTMCLAWAGNKFGHPNHTVNSYQKHVVDAVARGVDETTAISAWMEGALAELPELN